From the Lolium rigidum isolate FL_2022 chromosome 2, APGP_CSIRO_Lrig_0.1, whole genome shotgun sequence genome, one window contains:
- the LOC124691828 gene encoding uncharacterized protein LOC124691828 isoform X1 yields MGEKSGERDGLHARESLRMKLSSRVSGRIISSDNSRCAAGRPADGKERKRRHDRRPESASQYIRTGWIAVGETGDRTSNVSGPTVLGLKFGRDPVHPAPIPRSILPAAGKIAHLLLCLPSFPAAPPPDLPLALPGALLSLPPPQVVVRLPPSTLLDPDVASTVALPWPPLATR; encoded by the exons ATGGGGGAGAAATCGGGAGAGAGGGACGGGCTCCACGCGCGAGAGAGTCTACGGATGAAACTCTCGTCCCGTGTGTCCGGCCGCATAATCAGCTCAGACAATTCAAGATGCGCCGCTGGCCGGCCAGCAGATGGtaaggagaggaagaggaggcacGACCGGCGGCCGG AAAGTGCAAGTCAGTACATCAGGACGGGCTGGATCGCTGTAGGTGAAACAGGTGATCGCACTTCTAATGTTTCAG GGCCGACGGTGTTAGGGTTGAAATTTGGGCGTGATCCCGTTCATCCTGCTCCCATACCCCGCTCGATCCTGCCGGCGGCGGGCAAGATAGCCCACCTGCTGCTCTGTCTGCCGTCCTTCCCGGCTGCGCCCCCACCCGATCTGCCGCTCGCGCTCCCAGGCGCGCTCCTGTCTCTGCCACCTCCCCAAGTCGTGGTGCGTCTCCCCCCTTCCACGCTGCTGGACCCAGACGTTGCCTCTACCGTTGCTCTTCCATGGCCTCCCCTAGCCACAag GTGA
- the LOC124691828 gene encoding uncharacterized protein LOC124691828 isoform X2 → MGEKSGERDGLHARESLRMKLSSRVSGRIISSDNSRCAAGRPADGKERKRRHDRRPESASQYIRTGWIAVGETGDRTSNVSGSNGFSSKVST, encoded by the exons ATGGGGGAGAAATCGGGAGAGAGGGACGGGCTCCACGCGCGAGAGAGTCTACGGATGAAACTCTCGTCCCGTGTGTCCGGCCGCATAATCAGCTCAGACAATTCAAGATGCGCCGCTGGCCGGCCAGCAGATGGtaaggagaggaagaggaggcacGACCGGCGGCCGG AAAGTGCAAGTCAGTACATCAGGACGGGCTGGATCGCTGTAGGTGAAACAGGTGATCGCACTTCTAATGTTTCAG GAAGTAATGGTTTTAGTTCAAAAGTGTCCACGTGA
- the LOC124691829 gene encoding thiol protease SEN102-like: MNISPSIRTQGRGQCAYVSTVSCTESQYKREYAVFARSGSNEAEEFTLKLSPDHLEDLVTAFRKTNSRKGCNTLDYCLERMQAQGIVTEEAYDGAKENFDSFQRYRIKGFEDLSKANTIEVKEKITQGTALIGNFRITTDYYRLGPDDIYNIPKDAVYETNIMGQVCSHCVVILGYGVTPEGLSYYIFQNSYGPLWGKDGFGRIACDCLKHLYCPSL, encoded by the exons ATGAACATTTCACCATCAATTAGGACACAGGGAAGAG GGCAATGTGCATATGTATCAACGGTGTCCTGTACTGAATCCCAATATAAGAGAGAATATGCGGTTTTCGCTCGAAGTGGAAGTAATGAAGCAGAGGAGTTTACTCTAAAACTCTCACCTGATCATCTTGAAGATCTAGTCACGGCATTTCGCAAGACAAATTCAAGGAAAGGTTGCAATACGCTTGACTACTGTCTAGAAAGAATGCAGGCGCAGGGCATCGTAACCGAAGAAGCATATGATGGCGCAAAAGAGAACTTTGAC agttTCCAACGATACCGCATAAAAGGATTTGAGGACCTTAGTAAGGCTAACACTATAGAGGTCAAGGAGAAAATCACGCAAGGGACAGCACTGATCGGGAATTTCAGAATCACCACAGACTACTACAGGCTTGGTCCTGATGATATATATAATATTCCAAAAGATGCAGTCTATGAAACAAATATCATGGGACAGGTGTGTTCACATTGTGTGGTGATTCTAGGCTATGGCGTGACACCTGAAGGCCTCTCCTATTATATCTTTCAAAATTCATATGGTCCATTATGGGGAAAAGATGGGTTTGGCAGAATAGCATGTGATTGCCTCAAGCATCTTTACTGCCCTAGTTTATAG